The genomic interval ttcagctcgttaacgttcgtgaacaacgttcgtgaacaacgttcatgaacaatgttagtgaaccatatttattaataaaactcttttcagtatgataaataaataataaaataaataaataaatttaaattatcaatcttaataaccaatcaaacaattacaagtttcaaacaatcaaacaagcttgaattgagaatttgataacatctaaacgaaccaaactcaaaccaagctcaagtcaagttcgaaccaaactcaagtcaagcttgaattaagagcttgataacatctaaatgaaccaagctcaagccaaacttcaaacaagctcaagctcataaaaaataaaccaagtcaagcttgaacactcatttcaaaaacttggttcattttaaggtcggctcgattatcttatcaaacaatcttgaacaccccaaaactcGGCTCgactcatttacagccctacctaTAGCTGAGAATAGCCCCATAAAGAAATTTTACGATAGATCACAATGACAATAAAGCTCAATCATATGCATTGAATCAGTCTTATGACCTCTTTTGGTGATCGTGGATTCTTTTTTTCTTATAGGAAACAAACTGGCATGTGGTATATAACACGAGACAACGATTTTCACACCACAAACTTGAGCATAAGCAAACTTCAATCTGAACTAATCAGCAAGCATATTGTCCAAGAACTACAAACTCAAGTCTAATTTTATTTCACGTTGCAAATAGTCTTGTTAAGAGTAGAAGCACAATATCATAATGTTGAAAGTATTTCAAGACGATAAATAGATAGGCAATCCGTAAATGAAACAGGGAGGTAACTTCGCAACAAGTGATACAAGATGAGGCCGCAGAGCGATAGTACATGAAAATACCATGACGAGACACATTAACTTAAAGCTTGTCTTCAAATTCGGAGAGAGGAGTCATCTGTTCCTTGAGGCCCTTGCGCTTCCTGATATCTGCCACCAGCTGCCCAGCCTGGGATGCTGGCTCCAGAGGATCAGATGACATCATGTCCCAGTGATCAAACACGCACTGTGGGAAGGCCTGCCCGGATGTGGCAGCCCTCAGAGTGCTAGAGAAACCAAATGACTCGATGACTGGAAGATACGCCTTGATGTTGTATAAGGGAGTCCCTGGCCTCTGCATCTCTTCGAAGACATGACCTCTCTTCTGATTAAGGACACCATAGATACCGCCAAGAGCTTGCTCAGGAGCCTGGATTTCCACCAGGTAGACTGGTTCAAGAAGTCTTGGTTTGGCAGTCAATTGAGCTGCGTATATGACTCTTCTCGCTGTTGGAATAACTTGACCGCCACCTCTGTGAATAGCATCAGCATGGAGCACCACATCACACACCTCAAAACAAATAGCGCGCATATTTTCTTCAGCCAATGCTCCTTCCTTTGAAGCCCACTGAAATCCAGCTACAACAGAATCCTTGATCTCATTAAGGTACTGAACTCCTTTACACATATCAACCACCATGTTTGGACCAGTAGTCTCAGGCCCAAAGCACCAGATCTTCTTGGCGAGATCCTTGTCCCAGCCGAATTCCTCAGATAGAATCTTCGATCTCACTTTAGGATCATCTCTAGGGCCAATACGCCCATCATCAATTGCCTCAGCAAGGCCTTCCTCCATAGGCCGGGCTTCCATGTAGAGTCTGTTGTGCTTGTTTGGTGATTTGCTCATAACAGTCCTGCATGATTTCTCCAACACAGTTTCACGGAACGAAACCACAGGATCTGAGACAATGATCTCTGCTCCACCCATGAAATCTTCCTGCAGATCTTTCAAGCAAATCTCAAGATGCAGCTCACCAGCACCAGCAACAATGTGCTCACCAGATTCCTCAATTGTACACACCACCATGGGATCTGATTTGGCTAACCGTTTCAGCCCTTCTACGAGTTTTGGAAGATCAGAAGCTAACTTACATTGCACTGCAACACGAACCACGGGAGAAACTGAAAACTTCATTGCTCTAATAGGATGAGCATCCACTTCTTTCTCATTGGTCAACGTTGCATTCTTGGTAATGTACTGGTCCAGGCCAACCATAGCAACTGTGTTTCCACAAGGAACATCCTCCACAGACTCTTGCTTCTTACCCATCCAGATAACAGTTCGCTGGACACTCTTAACATACAAATCTTTCTTCTGTCCAGGAACATAGTTGGGCCCCATAATCCTTACCTTCATGCCCGTTGAAACCCTTCCAGAGAAAACACGGCCAAAAGCAAAGAACCTGCCCTTGTCAGAAGCTGGAATCATCTTTGAGACATACAACATAAGCGGTCCCTCTGGATCACAGTTCCTGATTGCATTTGCATAAATATCATCAAGCGGACCTTCATACAAGTTCTCAACACGATACCTCTGTGCCTTGGAGGGAGAAGGAAGGTGGAAGATCATCATTTCAAGAAGGGCAGTGCTGGCAGGCAACCAAGTTTGCATGACCCGCTTCATTAACGCTTTCCCAATCAACTCTTTCTCATCAGACTTCATGGTGACACCAAGCTTCTGCAGCATCGGCCATAGTTTATCCTTCTGATCATTCATGCAGGTGGCAATAATTTGCTTAATCGGCTCGTAGCAGAATTGAACAAATCCACGCTTACATGAAGGAGAACCGGAATTCTTAGTAGTCCATTTCTTTGTTGCAGGGTCAAAGAAGTTCTCACCCCAAAGCCTCTCCATCATTTTGGACTCATCAACTCCAAACTTAGTTGCATACATCTTTGCAAAGTTAGTCAAGGTGAAAGCCCATCCATGCAATCCAGCAGAAAAGGCAACAGTCCCCTTTTCTGGATAAACTTGGACATCACCGAGAAGGGGATCCTCATAAGTAGCCATAATGACATTCGCATTCTCAATAACTCGAGAGAATGTTTGATATGCTTCTTCTCCATCAACTTGAAGCTCAAGGAAGCAACGGTCCATCTTATTGACGGTCAACACTGGCCTGATTCTTTCTCCTAGAGCTTGTCGAAGAACTGTTTCAGTCTGAACACATACTCCCTCAACACAGTCAACAACAACTAGCGCACCATCAGTAATACGCAAAGCAGCTGTGACCTCGGATGAAAAATCAACATGCCCAGGTGAATCTATCAAGTTAATGAGGTATTCATTGCCAGCTCTTTCACCCTTGAAGTTCTTCAGAGACTCATCAGTCATTTCATAATAAAGAGAGATTCCAGTGGACTTGATTGTAATGCCACGTTCAGCTTCATCCGCTCGTGTATCTGTCATCCTAACATCTCCGGCAACTTCCTGTGCAATAATACCAGCAGCTGCCACTAGA from Zingiber officinale cultivar Zhangliang chromosome 6B, Zo_v1.1, whole genome shotgun sequence carries:
- the LOC121992655 gene encoding elongation factor 2-like, coding for MVKFTAEELRRIMDLKHNIRNMSVIAHVDHGKSTLTDSLVAAAGIIAQEVAGDVRMTDTRADEAERGITIKSTGISLYYEMTDESLKNFKGERAGNEYLINLIDSPGHVDFSSEVTAALRITDGALVVVDCVEGVCVQTETVLRQALGERIRPVLTVNKMDRCFLELQVDGEEAYQTFSRVIENANVIMATYEDPLLGDVQVYPEKGTVAFSAGLHGWAFTLTNFAKMYATKFGVDESKMMERLWGENFFDPATKKWTTKNSGSPSCKRGFVQFCYEPIKQIIATCMNDQKDKLWPMLQKLGVTMKSDEKELIGKALMKRVMQTWLPASTALLEMMIFHLPSPSKAQRYRVENLYEGPLDDIYANAIRNCDPEGPLMLYVSKMIPASDKGRFFAFGRVFSGRVSTGMKVRIMGPNYVPGQKKDLYVKSVQRTVIWMGKKQESVEDVPCGNTVAMVGLDQYITKNATLTNEKEVDAHPIRAMKFSVSPVVRVAVQCKLASDLPKLVEGLKRLAKSDPMVVCTIEESGEHIVAGAGELHLEICLKDLQEDFMGGAEIIVSDPVVSFRETVLEKSCRTVMSKSPNKHNRLYMEARPMEEGLAEAIDDGRIGPRDDPKVRSKILSEEFGWDKDLAKKIWCFGPETTGPNMVVDMCKGVQYLNEIKDSVVAGFQWASKEGALAEENMRAICFEVCDVVLHADAIHRGGGQVIPTARRVIYAAQLTAKPRLLEPVYLVEIQAPEQALGGIYGVLNQKRGHVFEEMQRPGTPLYNIKAYLPVIESFGFSSTLRAATSGQAFPQCVFDHWDMMSSDPLEPASQAGQLVADIRKRKGLKEQMTPLSEFEDKL